The nucleotide sequence CAACGCCATCCGCGTACCGACTCCGAACGTGTCGCTGGCGATCCTCAACCTGACTCTGGAAAAAGCGACCACCGTCGCCGAACTGAATAAATATCTGCGGGATGTCTCCCTCGATTCCCCCTTGCAGAATCAAATCGACTACACCAACTCACCGGAAGTCGTCTCCAGCGACTTCGTCGGCAGCCGTTATGCCGGGGTGGTCGATTCACTGGCGACCATCGTCGACGGCAATCGCGTCGTCCTTTACGTCTGGTACGACAACGAATTCGGTTACAGCTGCCAGGTGGTGCGCCTGCTCGACAAGGTCGCCGGCCTGGAACTCCCGACGCTCCCCAACTGAGACACCTTGTACCCAAAAAGAACGGCCGGTCCCTTGCGGGATCGGCCGTTTTTTCGTTACGTCTATGGCGACGAGGCTAGTCGCGCTTCATCAGGCGCATTTTCTTGCGCAGACGACGCTGGGCCTCCTTTTCCTTGCGCTTGCGCTTGACGCTGGGCTTTTCGTAAAACTTGCGCTGCTTCATTTCACGAAAGAGTCCCTCTTGCTGCAACTTGCGCTTGAGCACTCGGATGGCCTTTTCGACGTTGTTGTCGACGACCTGGATTTCCACTGACAATCACCTCGCTTTCTGAACCGTATCGTCCGATCCTCTCGAATCGAGACAAGGCGAAAATTTAACCTAATTTTTTCTTGAAAGCAACAAAATAATCCCGCTCCGTCTCAACCCTCAAAACCCCACAGGGTGATGGGAATGCCGCCGTTGCGCAGCCGGGCCAGCCGTTTCAGCGGCAGTTCGGTGGCCGCCGCCAGAGCATCATCCGGGCAGAGAAAAGCGAGACGCCAGCCAGGGAATCGTTCACGACCAACTCGACCGAGGGTGCGATAGAGCGGGCGCAAATCCTCTTCGGCCCCGACCCGCTTGCCATAGGGGGGATTACAGAGGAGCAACCCGGAATCAGCGGGTGCCACGGCATCGGCCAGCTCTTCCTGACGCAGTTCGAGCAGCTCCGCGACCCCGGCGCGGGCGGCGTTGCGCCGTGCCGCCTCAAGACTGGCCGCATCCCGCTCGCCGCCGCGCAAAATCGGGGTCGCCGGCAGCTCGGCCCGTCGCGCTTCGCCGGTCAAGACCTCCCAGAGCCCCGGCCGGAAGCCGGGCCAATCCATGAAGGCGAAGCGCCTTTCCAGGCCCGGTGCCCGCCGCCGGGCGAGCCAGACACCTTCAACCAGAAAGGTTCCCGAGCCACACAGGGGATCAACCAGCGGCGTCGTGCCGTTCCAGCCCAGCAGCAGCAGAATACCGGCGGCGAGGTTCTCCCGCAAGGGGGCCTGGGCGGTCTCGCCGCGATAGCCCCGGCGATGCAGCAACTCCCCGGACGAATCGATGGAGAGCTGGCAGATGTCCTCCTCGAAGCGGGCCAAAACCAGCTGTTCCACGCCGCCCCGCGGCCCCGCTTCCCGACCGAGGGCGCGATCGGCGGCTTCGCCGAGGGCGGCGGCAATGCGCTCGCTGTGATTGAGCCGCGAATGGTGGCAGGTGACCCGCGTCTGCAGGCCGGCATCCGGACGGAGAAAACGCCCCCAGGGGAGACGCGAGGCCTTGCGATAGAGGTCGGGAAAATCCCGCGCCTTGAAGCTGGCCAGGCGCACCAACAC is from Desulfuromonas acetexigens and encodes:
- the rpsU gene encoding 30S ribosomal protein S21, translating into MEIQVVDNNVEKAIRVLKRKLQQEGLFREMKQRKFYEKPSVKRKRKEKEAQRRLRKKMRLMKRD
- a CDS encoding THUMP domain-containing class I SAM-dependent RNA methyltransferase; translated protein: MKNTKEELFAVTPPGLEEACAAELLALGLSDARAVAGGVEFAGGLREIYLANLHSRVASRVLVRLASFKARDFPDLYRKASRLPWGRFLRPDAGLQTRVTCHHSRLNHSERIAAALGEAADRALGREAGPRGGVEQLVLARFEEDICQLSIDSSGELLHRRGYRGETAQAPLRENLAAGILLLLGWNGTTPLVDPLCGSGTFLVEGVWLARRRAPGLERRFAFMDWPGFRPGLWEVLTGEARRAELPATPILRGGERDAASLEAARRNAARAGVAELLELRQEELADAVAPADSGLLLCNPPYGKRVGAEEDLRPLYRTLGRVGRERFPGWRLAFLCPDDALAAATELPLKRLARLRNGGIPITLWGFEG